The Deltaproteobacteria bacterium genome contains a region encoding:
- a CDS encoding HupE/UreJ family protein, which produces MTTPRRSLIVPHVIRCMFLILVFFSAPAAAHDRTTSYSGWVIRGREAEVALRLSQLDLSHYPWGGDGTNLEAAAGTYAIAHLKLSAGDAPCAVVDGPRPLSAAPGRVVIEWRVRCPEQGGLRVRSDLLFDVASGHLHFARVTRDGAEPLERVLSEGEREWSLDEPAVSTATAPEPGGTTLLEYVELGIGHILTGYDHLAFLLALLLIGGTFGEVAKVVTGFTVAHSITLALTALGYVRPETAPVEALIGLSIALVAVENVWLTGPRTAAVPLMIAAMLTLLAVAAVRGYGRVPALTLVGLALFVACYFGLLARVSNAASLRWAIAFIFGLVHGFGFASVLVEAGLPTERLVQALFGFNVGVEVGQLAAVALVWPLLRLIARRSESRRMAVSQYGSAAVLALGVFWFVSRAFG; this is translated from the coding sequence ATGACCACGCCTCGCCGTTCGCTCATTGTTCCGCACGTCATCCGTTGCATGTTTCTCATTCTTGTCTTCTTCTCCGCCCCCGCCGCCGCGCACGATCGCACGACATCATACTCCGGCTGGGTGATTCGCGGCCGTGAGGCCGAAGTCGCACTGCGTCTGTCTCAACTCGACCTGTCGCACTACCCGTGGGGCGGCGACGGCACCAACCTCGAAGCTGCGGCTGGCACCTACGCCATCGCGCATCTCAAACTGTCGGCGGGCGACGCACCGTGCGCCGTCGTTGACGGTCCGCGTCCGCTCAGCGCCGCGCCTGGTCGGGTCGTGATCGAGTGGCGTGTGCGTTGCCCGGAGCAGGGCGGGCTGCGGGTTCGCAGTGATCTGTTGTTCGACGTCGCGTCAGGTCATCTGCACTTCGCACGGGTGACACGCGACGGCGCCGAACCGCTCGAGCGCGTGCTGTCCGAGGGCGAGCGCGAGTGGTCATTGGACGAGCCGGCGGTATCGACAGCAACGGCACCTGAACCCGGCGGCACAACGTTGCTTGAGTACGTCGAGCTGGGCATCGGGCACATTCTCACCGGCTACGATCACCTCGCGTTTCTCCTCGCCCTGCTCTTGATCGGCGGAACCTTCGGCGAAGTGGCGAAGGTCGTGACTGGCTTCACCGTCGCCCACAGCATCACCCTGGCATTGACGGCGCTCGGGTACGTGCGGCCGGAGACGGCGCCGGTCGAAGCGCTGATTGGTCTATCGATCGCATTGGTGGCCGTCGAGAACGTGTGGCTCACCGGCCCACGTACAGCCGCGGTGCCGTTGATGATCGCGGCGATGCTCACGCTGCTTGCAGTGGCGGCGGTGCGCGGGTACGGCCGCGTCCCGGCGCTCACGCTCGTCGGGTTGGCGTTGTTCGTCGCGTGCTACTTCGGTCTGCTGGCACGGGTGTCGAACGCGGCCTCGCTACGCTGGGCGATTGCCTTCATCTTCGGCCTCGTGCACGGCTTCGGCTTCGCGTCAGTGCTGGTGGAAGCAGGCCTGCCCACCGAGCGCTTGGTGCAAGCGCTGTTCGGGTTCAACGTCGGCGTCGAGGTCGGCCAACTCGCCGCGGTCGCGCTGGTGTGGCCGCTATTGCGACTAATTGCAAGACGCAGCGAATCGCGGCGGATGGCGGTCTCGCAGTACGGATCGGCCGCGGTACTCGCACTCGGGGTCTTCTGGTTCGTCAGCCGCGCGTTTGGATGA
- a CDS encoding hydantoinase/oxoprolinase family protein, giving the protein MSYRIGIDVGGTFTDFVLVGRDGALRLSKSPTTPRDQSQGVIAGISELARGEHLSLGELLHDTAVIVHGTTTADNTLIEMSGAVTGLITTQGHRDEIELRRGFKEDIWDPALPPPPPIAQRRRRIGVPERLDYEGKVLVPLDETAVRTALRRLKQLGTESLAVVFMFSFINPAHERRVREIAREECPGVSISLSHEVMPSAPEFERTSTTLVNAYVAPKIERYLGRLVERLRDEGYRHDLLVMQSNGGIMTPDYITSRPVTVLSSGPTGGVIAACAVARAAKTNDFVCADMGGTSYDVCLIRGGQPEIKAGWNWHHRYLVGLPMVDVQSIGAGGGSIASVVAGSLQVGPKSAGAEPGPMCYDRGGTAPTVTDANLLLGYLNAADFCGGTMRLKTDGVRDAMAEQIGRPLGLDAVQAAHGIYRLVNANMANAIRRISATRGVDPRGLTMVVYGGNGPVHATAQAEELGIKTVLVPKTSPAFSALGLLLSDHVIDELRAYITPVGRAELDRINHLFSEMEAAARAVLAARHGARGRIELRRFANLCYPGQTFDIAVPIAARNGRLSARDVSGTVERFHALHEELHTYASRDEEPILRSVRLTAVGVTDKPAIPTLGRSFVRPSVKGRRKAFFGGRFVVTPVYDGPQLRAGQHIKGPAIIEEPFTTIVLHPKQVATLDRLGNYRIEM; this is encoded by the coding sequence ATGAGCTACAGAATCGGCATCGACGTTGGCGGTACCTTCACCGACTTTGTGCTCGTTGGGCGCGACGGCGCGTTGCGGTTGAGCAAGAGCCCGACGACGCCGCGCGATCAGTCTCAGGGAGTGATCGCGGGCATCAGCGAGTTGGCGCGTGGCGAACATCTGAGTCTGGGAGAACTGCTCCACGACACGGCGGTGATCGTCCATGGCACGACCACCGCCGACAATACGCTGATCGAAATGAGCGGTGCGGTGACCGGGTTGATCACCACGCAGGGGCATCGCGACGAGATCGAGCTGCGCCGCGGTTTCAAGGAAGACATCTGGGACCCGGCACTGCCGCCACCGCCGCCGATCGCGCAGCGCCGTCGACGCATCGGCGTGCCCGAGCGACTTGACTACGAAGGCAAGGTCCTCGTTCCGCTCGATGAAACCGCCGTGCGCACGGCGCTGCGCCGGTTGAAGCAGCTCGGGACGGAGTCGCTCGCCGTCGTGTTCATGTTCTCGTTCATCAATCCGGCGCACGAGCGCCGCGTGCGCGAGATCGCCCGCGAAGAATGCCCCGGCGTCAGCATCTCGCTGTCGCACGAGGTGATGCCCTCGGCGCCGGAGTTCGAGCGCACCAGCACGACCTTGGTGAACGCCTACGTCGCGCCGAAGATCGAGCGCTATCTCGGACGCCTGGTCGAGCGCCTGCGCGATGAGGGGTATCGTCATGACCTGTTGGTGATGCAATCGAACGGCGGCATCATGACGCCCGACTACATCACTAGTCGCCCGGTGACCGTGTTGAGTTCGGGGCCGACCGGCGGTGTGATTGCCGCGTGTGCGGTTGCGCGCGCCGCCAAGACCAACGACTTCGTTTGTGCCGACATGGGCGGTACAAGTTACGATGTCTGTCTCATTCGTGGCGGGCAGCCGGAGATCAAAGCCGGATGGAACTGGCATCACCGCTACCTCGTCGGCTTGCCGATGGTTGACGTGCAATCGATCGGCGCCGGCGGTGGCTCGATCGCGTCGGTGGTCGCGGGGTCGCTCCAAGTCGGGCCGAAGAGCGCCGGCGCCGAACCGGGACCGATGTGTTACGACCGCGGCGGCACCGCGCCGACGGTGACGGATGCGAATCTGTTGCTCGGCTATCTCAACGCCGCCGACTTCTGTGGTGGCACGATGCGGCTGAAGACCGACGGTGTGCGCGATGCGATGGCGGAACAGATCGGGCGTCCGCTCGGTCTCGACGCCGTCCAGGCGGCACACGGGATCTATCGCTTGGTGAACGCCAACATGGCCAACGCGATCCGGCGCATCTCGGCGACGCGCGGCGTCGATCCGCGAGGTTTGACGATGGTGGTCTACGGCGGCAACGGTCCCGTGCACGCGACGGCGCAAGCCGAGGAGTTGGGCATCAAGACCGTGTTGGTGCCGAAGACCTCGCCGGCATTCTCGGCGTTGGGGTTGCTGCTGTCGGATCACGTCATCGATGAGTTGCGCGCGTACATCACGCCGGTGGGTCGGGCTGAACTCGACCGCATCAATCACCTGTTCAGCGAGATGGAAGCGGCCGCCCGCGCCGTCCTGGCGGCGCGACACGGGGCACGCGGACGCATCGAGCTGCGCCGCTTCGCCAATCTCTGTTACCCGGGCCAGACCTTCGACATCGCCGTGCCAATCGCAGCGCGCAACGGCCGTCTGAGTGCTCGCGATGTGAGCGGGACGGTTGAGCGCTTCCACGCCCTCCACGAAGAGCTGCATACCTACGCCTCGCGCGACGAAGAGCCGATCCTACGCAGCGTGCGACTGACCGCGGTTGGCGTCACCGACAAACCGGCGATCCCGACTCTGGGACGCTCGTTCGTGCGTCCGTCTGTGAAAGGTCGCCGCAAAGCCTTCTTCGGTGGCCGCTTCGTCGTCACGCCAGTCTACGACGGCCCGCAACTGCGGGCTGGCCAACACATCAAAGGCCCCGCCATCATCGAAGAGCCATTTACCACCATCGTGCTGCATCCGAAGCAAGTGGCGACGTTAGACCGGCTGGGGAACTATCGGATCGAGATGTAG
- a CDS encoding endonuclease domain-containing protein produces the protein MARKLRSDQTDAEQKLWQKIRAGQVNGAKFRRQHPVGPYFADFCCDERRLVIELDGSQHAMNVARDDARTAYLEAQSYRVLRFWDNEVLNNMESVLARICDALRSPHPSPLPGGEGAGEGPAKL, from the coding sequence ATGGCTCGGAAGCTCCGCAGCGACCAAACCGACGCCGAGCAGAAACTGTGGCAGAAGATCCGCGCAGGCCAAGTCAACGGCGCGAAGTTCCGGCGGCAGCATCCCGTCGGCCCATACTTCGCCGACTTCTGCTGCGACGAGCGCCGGCTCGTCATCGAGCTTGACGGCAGTCAGCACGCGATGAATGTTGCGCGCGACGACGCGCGGACGGCTTATCTGGAAGCACAGAGTTACCGAGTGCTGCGCTTTTGGGACAACGAGGTGCTGAACAATATGGAGTCTGTGCTGGCGCGAATTTGCGATGCCTTGAGGAGCCCTCACCCCAGCCCTCTCCCAGGGGGCGAGGGGGCCGGAGAAGGTCCCGCGAAGTTATGA